A genomic window from Halomonas sp. LR3S48 includes:
- a CDS encoding capsule biosynthesis GfcC family protein: MTRRHHPLAGRWHTVCVGALLALPLDGQADALRLSDLWLEQQALPEPPAYSYYLLERQQEPQQRQARRLQEELATLIDWYALAGRTDMARGLEQWQTTLAELQSTPGRTAARADLAALLASPRHDPLLDSLAEVGHCELPEWVELWHFGGVTRHPWTPGLSLRDLLRKQPSSQWSSADEAWVITPQGTPRRVGVAAWNAGDAPLVAGSRVALALPEPVQEADWVNRALSGFLATRLPGDACHTVALPDSSGQADSGGPVT, translated from the coding sequence ATGACCCGACGTCACCACCCCCTTGCCGGGCGCTGGCACACTGTCTGCGTGGGCGCACTGCTGGCTCTGCCCCTCGATGGCCAAGCCGACGCCCTCCGGCTCTCGGACCTATGGCTCGAGCAGCAGGCGTTGCCCGAACCACCCGCCTACAGTTATTACCTTCTCGAGCGGCAGCAGGAGCCCCAGCAACGCCAGGCCAGGCGTCTTCAGGAAGAGTTGGCGACATTGATCGACTGGTATGCCCTAGCTGGACGCACCGACATGGCCCGAGGCCTGGAGCAATGGCAAACCACCCTCGCCGAACTGCAGTCGACGCCGGGACGCACGGCGGCCAGGGCCGACCTAGCCGCCCTACTCGCCTCGCCGCGCCACGATCCACTACTGGACTCTTTGGCCGAAGTCGGTCATTGCGAACTGCCCGAATGGGTGGAGCTGTGGCATTTCGGCGGCGTGACTCGGCATCCCTGGACCCCGGGCCTGAGTCTGCGCGACCTGCTGCGCAAGCAACCCAGCTCCCAATGGTCCAGCGCCGACGAAGCGTGGGTGATCACACCCCAGGGCACCCCTCGCCGAGTCGGCGTGGCCGCCTGGAACGCTGGCGACGCGCCCCTGGTTGCCGGTAGCCGCGTCGCTCTCGCCCTTCCCGAACCGGTTCAGGAGGCCGACTGGGTCAATCGCGCCCTGTCCGGTTTCCTGGCGACCCGCCTTCCCGGCGATGCCTGTCATACCGTCGCCCTGCCTGATTCTTCGGGTCAAGCCGATTCGGGAGGGCCTGTCACATGA
- a CDS encoding low molecular weight protein-tyrosine-phosphatase — MFQEVLVVCIGNVCRSPVGEALLRQALPGHRISSAGLGALVGHGADPSAVRLAEADGLDLSGHRARQVTAEMVREADLVLVMSEGQRLAIAEQFPFATGKTMRFGRWLPGETGNGVDIPDPYRRNEEVFVRVHRQLTEAARLWQARLGSSRS, encoded by the coding sequence ATGTTTCAAGAAGTACTCGTGGTGTGCATCGGCAATGTCTGTCGCAGCCCGGTCGGAGAGGCGCTGCTCAGGCAGGCCTTGCCCGGTCACCGTATCTCCTCGGCGGGCCTGGGGGCGCTGGTCGGTCACGGTGCCGATCCTTCGGCCGTCCGTCTTGCAGAAGCCGATGGGCTCGACCTCTCCGGGCATCGGGCGCGCCAGGTCACAGCCGAGATGGTTCGCGAGGCCGATCTGGTGCTGGTCATGAGCGAGGGTCAGCGCCTGGCGATTGCCGAGCAATTTCCCTTCGCCACCGGCAAGACCATGCGCTTCGGACGCTGGCTGCCGGGGGAGACGGGCAATGGGGTGGATATCCCCGACCCCTATCGCAGGAACGAAGAGGTCTTTGTACGCGTACATCGTCAGCTTACCGAAGCGGCGCGGCTGTGGCAGGCGCGCCTCGGTAGTTCACGAAGCTGA
- the gcvT gene encoding glycine cleavage system aminomethyltransferase GcvT yields MSQLKHTPLYDLHLELGGKMVPFAGYEMPVQFPLGVKKEHEHTRAACGLFDVSHMGQILLHGPRPAEALETLVCADIVGLPEGMQRYALFTGQEGGILDDLMVVNPGGGFLYLVVNAACKEQDVALLETGLVDDEHRVEVLDRGLLALQGPKAAEVMRRHCPEACEMVFMQHGRFEIDGMPVWISRSGYTGEDGFEISVAADQAEELARRLLADEEVEPIGLGARDSLRLEAGLCLYGHDIDSETTPVEAGLIWAISKARRHGGERSAGFPGADLILHQVDAKDHRRKRVGLLGEGRAPVREGAELYSEDGRHIGRVTSGGFGPSVGQPVAMGYVDIEHAGIGSTVHAEVRGKRLPMVVSKMPFVAPGYHRG; encoded by the coding sequence ATGAGCCAACTCAAGCACACACCGCTGTACGACTTGCATCTGGAGCTGGGGGGCAAGATGGTGCCCTTCGCCGGTTACGAGATGCCGGTGCAGTTCCCGCTCGGCGTCAAGAAGGAGCACGAGCATACCCGTGCCGCCTGCGGCCTGTTCGATGTCTCCCATATGGGCCAGATTCTGCTGCATGGCCCACGTCCTGCCGAAGCGCTGGAAACGCTGGTGTGCGCCGATATCGTCGGCCTGCCCGAGGGCATGCAGCGCTATGCGCTGTTCACCGGTCAGGAGGGCGGTATCCTCGATGACCTGATGGTGGTCAATCCGGGGGGTGGGTTTCTCTATCTGGTGGTCAACGCCGCTTGCAAGGAGCAGGACGTGGCGCTGCTCGAGACCGGGCTCGTCGACGATGAGCATCGGGTCGAGGTGCTGGATCGTGGCTTGCTTGCCCTGCAGGGGCCCAAGGCGGCGGAGGTCATGCGCCGGCATTGCCCCGAGGCCTGCGAGATGGTGTTCATGCAGCATGGTCGTTTCGAGATCGATGGCATGCCTGTCTGGATCAGCCGAAGCGGCTATACCGGCGAGGATGGCTTCGAAATCTCGGTGGCGGCCGACCAGGCAGAGGAGCTGGCCCGCCGCCTGCTGGCCGATGAGGAGGTCGAGCCCATCGGCCTGGGGGCGCGGGATTCCCTGCGCCTGGAGGCGGGGCTGTGCCTCTACGGTCACGATATCGATTCCGAGACCACCCCGGTGGAGGCGGGACTGATCTGGGCCATCAGCAAGGCGCGTCGTCACGGCGGAGAGCGTTCGGCGGGATTCCCCGGGGCCGACCTGATCCTGCATCAGGTCGATGCCAAGGATCACCGTCGCAAGCGGGTCGGCCTACTGGGTGAAGGGCGTGCCCCCGTGCGCGAGGGTGCCGAACTCTACAGCGAGGACGGCCGCCACATAGGCCGGGTCACCTCCGGTGGCTTCGGGCCCAGTGTCGGCCAGCCGGTCGCGATGGGCTATGTCGATATCGAGCATGCCGGGATCGGCTCGACCGTCCATGCCGAGGTGCGTGGCAAGCGCTTGCCCATGGTGGTGAGCAAGATGCCTTTCGTGGCACCAGGCTACCATCGCGGCTGA
- a CDS encoding polysaccharide biosynthesis tyrosine autokinase, with protein MVKEIKTGSRPGYDDIDLGRLFGVLLDNKWLIMSVTAIFAVAAVIHVQLATPIYRADALVQVEGKTGLSNPLAEVRSILGEEPKAEAELEILRSRMVLGQAVDQERLDIEVIPTRLSFVGNYLVRLGIERPGFAERSVWAGEYLNVGELRVDHEWLGRALRLVADDPGSYRLYHGEELLGEGRVGTTESFDDGRIELRVAELEAGKGAEFTVVRRTRLAAINSLRSRFSVGQRGRDSGVFNMTLLDEDPRRAERTLSVISQIYLTQNVERQSAEAEQSLKFLEEQVPQVRSDLATAEDALNAFRMEHESLDLSLETRSVLDRVVELDTQLGELEMEQAELSQRYNSSHPLYAAMMEKRSNLERDRERLNERIQGLPETQQQILRMSRDVEVTQQVYVQLLNKIQEMSITKASTVGNVRILDDAVAQPGPVEPRKPVTVVMLTLVGAFLAVAFVIVRSIFHRGVESADQIEDLGLPVYATVPLSDDQEKLVRRVKRHNRRHGRTVSNGVLAQNAPDDTAIEALRGLRTSLHFAMLEANDNRLMITGPSPNIGKSFISINLGAVIAQSGQRVLILDADMRKGHIHTAFNADSKGGLSEVLSNKAELDEVIRQSPINGLSYVARGKAPPNPAELLMSERFTRMLDALSERFDLVIVDTPPILAVTDAAVIGHHCGTTLLVARFGLNPPREVDVAIRRLETSGVTVKGGILNAIERKAATSYGYGYYHYAYKTTQT; from the coding sequence ATGGTGAAAGAGATCAAGACGGGCTCGCGCCCAGGCTATGACGATATCGATCTGGGCAGGTTGTTCGGCGTATTGCTGGACAACAAGTGGCTGATCATGTCGGTGACGGCGATCTTTGCCGTGGCGGCCGTGATTCATGTGCAGTTGGCCACGCCGATCTATCGGGCCGATGCCCTCGTGCAGGTCGAGGGCAAGACCGGGCTCAGCAATCCGCTCGCCGAGGTGCGCTCGATCCTCGGTGAGGAGCCCAAGGCCGAAGCCGAACTCGAGATCCTGCGTTCCCGCATGGTGCTCGGGCAGGCCGTGGACCAGGAGCGCCTCGACATCGAGGTGATTCCGACCCGCCTGTCGTTCGTGGGGAACTATCTGGTCAGGCTTGGCATCGAGCGCCCCGGTTTCGCCGAGCGCAGCGTCTGGGCCGGCGAGTACCTCAACGTGGGCGAGCTGCGCGTCGATCATGAGTGGCTGGGACGTGCGCTGCGCCTGGTGGCAGATGACCCCGGAAGCTATCGGCTCTATCACGGCGAAGAGTTGCTCGGCGAGGGGCGCGTCGGCACCACCGAAAGCTTCGACGATGGCCGCATCGAACTGCGCGTGGCCGAGCTGGAGGCTGGCAAGGGGGCGGAGTTCACGGTGGTGCGCCGTACCCGCCTGGCCGCTATCAACAGCCTGCGCTCGCGTTTCAGCGTTGGTCAGCGCGGTCGCGACAGCGGCGTGTTCAACATGACGCTGCTCGATGAGGATCCGCGCCGTGCAGAGCGCACCTTGAGCGTCATCTCCCAGATCTACCTGACGCAGAACGTCGAGCGTCAGAGTGCCGAAGCGGAGCAGAGTCTCAAGTTCCTCGAGGAGCAGGTGCCGCAGGTACGCAGCGATCTGGCCACAGCCGAGGATGCCCTCAACGCCTTTCGCATGGAGCATGAGAGCCTCGACCTCAGCCTCGAGACACGCTCGGTACTGGATCGGGTCGTCGAGCTCGATACGCAGCTCGGCGAGCTGGAGATGGAGCAGGCCGAGCTGAGCCAGCGCTATAACTCCTCGCACCCGCTCTACGCCGCCATGATGGAGAAGCGCAGCAACCTGGAGCGCGATCGCGAGCGGCTCAACGAGCGTATACAAGGGTTGCCCGAGACCCAGCAGCAAATCCTACGCATGTCACGTGACGTCGAAGTCACCCAGCAGGTCTACGTGCAGTTGCTCAACAAGATCCAGGAAATGAGCATCACCAAGGCCAGTACCGTGGGCAACGTGCGCATTCTCGACGATGCCGTCGCCCAGCCGGGGCCGGTGGAACCACGCAAGCCGGTCACCGTGGTCATGCTGACCCTGGTCGGCGCCTTCCTGGCGGTGGCATTCGTCATCGTACGCAGCATCTTCCATCGTGGCGTGGAGAGTGCCGATCAGATCGAGGACCTGGGCCTGCCGGTGTATGCCACCGTGCCGCTCTCCGATGATCAGGAGAAACTGGTAAGGCGGGTCAAACGACACAACCGGCGGCATGGTCGCACAGTCTCCAACGGGGTGCTGGCCCAGAACGCCCCCGACGATACCGCCATCGAAGCCCTGCGAGGCCTGCGCACGTCACTGCACTTCGCCATGCTCGAGGCCAATGACAACCGGCTGATGATCACCGGGCCGAGCCCTAACATCGGCAAGAGCTTCATTTCCATCAACCTTGGGGCGGTCATCGCCCAGAGTGGCCAGCGCGTCCTCATCCTGGATGCCGACATGCGCAAGGGGCACATCCATACCGCCTTCAATGCCGACAGCAAGGGCGGGCTGTCCGAGGTGCTTTCCAACAAGGCCGAGCTGGACGAAGTCATTCGGCAGTCGCCGATCAACGGATTGAGCTACGTGGCGCGCGGCAAGGCGCCGCCCAATCCTGCTGAATTGCTGATGAGCGAGCGCTTTACGCGAATGCTCGATGCACTGAGCGAGCGCTTCGACCTGGTGATCGTCGACACCCCGCCCATCCTGGCCGTGACCGACGCCGCGGTGATCGGCCACCACTGCGGTACCACGCTGCTGGTGGCTCGCTTCGGGCTCAACCCGCCGCGCGAGGTCGACGTGGCCATTCGTCGCCTCGAAACCAGTGGCGTCACGGTCAAGGGCGGCATTCTCAACGCCATCGAGCGCAAGGCCGCCACCAGCTATGGCTACGGCTATTACCACTATGCCTACAAGACCACCCAGACCTGA
- a CDS encoding nucleotide sugar dehydrogenase yields the protein MTTIKDRLIGRLERKEAVIGIVGLGYVGLPLMLRYSEIGYRVLGIDIDAGKVDKLNAGRSYIEHIASERVARAKDAGFEATTDFTRAAEVDALILCVPTPLNKHREPDISFVIRTVDALKGHLREGQVISLESTTYPGTTEEELLPRVEESGLEVGEALFLVYSPEREDPGNPDFETRTIPKVVGGHTPACRDAGVALYRPAIDQVVPLSSTRAAEMTKLLENIHRAVNIGLVNEMKIVADRMGIDIFEVVDAAATKPFGFTPYYPGPGLGGHCIPIDPFYLTWKAREYGLHTRFIELSGEINQGMPDYVVGKLIEGLNQHGRALKGSRVLVLGIAYKKNVDDMRESPSVHIMERIRDRGAEVAYSDPHVPSFPPMREHHFDLESVPLSPSTLAEYDAVVLATDHDRFDYDMIRAHAHLVIDTRGIYRGVNEERVIRA from the coding sequence ATGACCACTATCAAAGATCGTCTGATTGGCCGGCTCGAGCGCAAGGAAGCCGTGATAGGAATCGTCGGGCTTGGCTATGTGGGGTTGCCCCTGATGCTGCGCTACAGCGAAATCGGCTACCGTGTGCTGGGTATCGACATCGATGCCGGCAAGGTGGACAAACTCAATGCCGGGCGCAGCTACATCGAACATATCGCCTCTGAGCGGGTCGCCCGGGCCAAGGATGCCGGGTTCGAGGCAACTACCGACTTCACCCGTGCGGCGGAAGTCGATGCGCTGATCCTTTGCGTACCGACGCCACTCAACAAGCATCGTGAACCGGATATCAGCTTCGTCATCAGGACCGTCGATGCGCTCAAGGGACATCTGCGTGAAGGCCAGGTGATCTCGCTGGAGAGCACCACCTATCCCGGCACCACCGAGGAGGAGCTGCTGCCTCGAGTCGAGGAGAGCGGCCTCGAGGTCGGCGAGGCGCTGTTCCTGGTCTATTCGCCTGAGCGTGAGGACCCGGGCAACCCCGACTTCGAGACCCGTACCATTCCCAAGGTGGTTGGCGGCCATACGCCGGCATGCCGGGACGCCGGTGTGGCGCTCTATCGTCCGGCCATCGATCAGGTGGTGCCGCTGAGTTCGACCCGTGCCGCCGAGATGACCAAGCTGCTCGAGAACATCCACCGCGCGGTGAACATCGGCCTGGTCAACGAGATGAAGATCGTGGCCGACCGCATGGGCATCGACATCTTCGAGGTGGTCGATGCCGCCGCCACCAAGCCGTTCGGCTTCACTCCTTACTACCCGGGGCCGGGGCTGGGCGGCCATTGCATTCCCATCGATCCCTTCTATCTGACCTGGAAGGCCCGCGAGTATGGACTGCATACCCGCTTCATCGAGCTCTCCGGTGAGATCAACCAGGGCATGCCGGACTATGTGGTGGGCAAGCTGATCGAGGGGCTGAATCAGCATGGACGGGCGCTGAAGGGCAGCCGCGTGCTGGTGCTCGGCATTGCCTACAAGAAGAACGTCGACGACATGCGCGAATCGCCTTCGGTCCACATCATGGAGCGGATTCGCGATCGTGGCGCCGAGGTGGCCTACAGTGATCCCCACGTGCCGTCCTTCCCGCCGATGCGCGAGCACCATTTCGACCTGGAGAGCGTGCCTCTCTCACCGTCGACCCTGGCTGAATACGACGCCGTCGTTCTCGCTACCGATCACGACCGCTTCGATTACGACATGATTCGCGCCCACGCCCACCTGGTCATCGATACCCGGGGCATCTACCGCGGCGTCAACGAAGAACGAGTGATAAGGGCCTGA
- a CDS encoding polysaccharide export protein gives MNYYFLRPRAGRFLCMLGLFVLGGCAFAPGGHIDYQADSAPIDDLVDIEPITFGLVRSQSQDVKGAEDIGEVSEALREGISGYEYYIGKGDVLTVIVYGHPELTIPAGGERSAAESGNTVHSDGTIFYPFIGRIPVEGKTVREVREIVARGLEPYVAMPQVEVQVAQYNSQKVNVTGAVEEPGPLPIRNVPLSVLDAINLSGGLAEHANWHDVLLTRDGEEIRLSLHDMLNSGRLDQNMLLQAGDVLHVPDNSNQKVYVMGEVRDPKSLPMGASRLTLTDALSEAGGMEESNADASGIFVIRRAPADSDKLATVYQLDARNAAALMLGAEFTLQPTDVIYVTTTPLGRWNRVVRQLLPTVSSLYQTTRTGREFERVGQ, from the coding sequence ATGAATTACTACTTTCTGCGGCCCCGAGCGGGTCGCTTTCTCTGCATGCTTGGGCTGTTCGTCCTGGGTGGGTGCGCCTTCGCTCCTGGGGGGCACATCGATTACCAGGCGGATTCCGCCCCGATCGACGATCTGGTCGATATCGAACCCATCACCTTCGGCCTGGTGCGTAGTCAGAGCCAGGATGTCAAAGGAGCTGAGGATATCGGCGAGGTGAGCGAGGCTCTGCGCGAGGGCATCAGCGGCTATGAATACTACATCGGCAAGGGCGATGTGCTCACCGTCATCGTCTATGGCCATCCAGAACTGACCATTCCTGCGGGAGGTGAGCGTAGCGCCGCGGAGTCGGGCAATACCGTGCATAGCGACGGCACCATCTTCTACCCATTTATCGGCCGCATCCCCGTGGAAGGGAAGACGGTGCGCGAGGTGCGAGAGATCGTCGCCCGCGGCCTGGAGCCGTATGTGGCCATGCCGCAGGTCGAGGTTCAGGTCGCCCAGTACAACTCACAGAAGGTCAACGTCACCGGCGCAGTGGAAGAGCCCGGCCCGCTGCCGATTCGCAACGTGCCGTTGAGCGTGCTCGATGCCATCAACCTGTCCGGCGGCCTGGCGGAGCATGCCAACTGGCACGACGTCCTGCTGACGCGGGATGGCGAGGAGATCCGCTTGTCCCTGCATGACATGCTCAACAGCGGTCGGCTCGACCAGAACATGCTGCTGCAAGCTGGCGATGTGTTGCACGTGCCCGACAACAGCAACCAGAAGGTCTACGTCATGGGCGAGGTGCGCGATCCGAAGAGCCTGCCGATGGGGGCGAGCCGGCTCACGCTGACCGATGCGCTTTCCGAGGCCGGCGGCATGGAGGAGAGCAATGCCGATGCCTCGGGCATCTTCGTCATTCGTCGGGCGCCGGCCGACAGCGACAAGCTCGCTACCGTCTACCAGCTCGATGCCCGCAATGCCGCGGCGCTGATGCTGGGTGCTGAATTCACCTTGCAGCCGACCGACGTGATCTATGTCACCACCACGCCGCTGGGGCGCTGGAACCGCGTCGTACGCCAGCTTCTGCCCACGGTCAGCAGCCTTTACCAGACCACGCGTACCGGGCGTGAGTTCGAGCGAGTCGGCCAGTAG
- a CDS encoding YjbF family lipoprotein gives MSHDRRCSKVRAPTQGRRKAVLLRLLLGGLITGLTACTQGGQLTPMGATLMGGGHGENLSAQADALPYATLVVHTQGNKALLVMAHRAGEYGRDTYWQAGDRATLHLRDGVPTSTAGFEELLLGRWHSAEASAGYRVHAHWRDASGQEWQDVATASLACESAQPVDLPLTRLPLERCTERLDWKSSNTHSRGVYWREPGSLRIWGGDMELWPDGPRLRWQVARPWWSDAEDTGRDNGQTTLPDTAPSS, from the coding sequence ATGAGCCACGACAGACGGTGCAGCAAGGTGCGTGCGCCGACACAGGGCCGCCGCAAGGCGGTCCTGCTTCGCTTATTGCTGGGCGGCCTGATCACAGGCCTGACGGCTTGCACTCAGGGCGGCCAGTTGACTCCCATGGGGGCCACCCTGATGGGTGGGGGGCACGGCGAGAACCTGTCGGCACAGGCCGATGCACTGCCCTACGCCACCCTGGTGGTACACACCCAGGGCAACAAGGCATTGCTGGTCATGGCGCATCGCGCCGGAGAGTACGGTCGCGACACCTACTGGCAGGCAGGCGACCGCGCCACGTTGCACTTGCGAGATGGCGTTCCCACGAGTACGGCCGGCTTCGAAGAGCTATTGCTGGGGCGCTGGCACTCGGCCGAAGCAAGCGCGGGCTACCGAGTCCACGCGCACTGGCGCGATGCCAGCGGCCAGGAGTGGCAGGACGTGGCCACGGCAAGCCTCGCCTGCGAATCGGCTCAGCCCGTCGACCTCCCGTTGACCCGGTTGCCGCTGGAGCGCTGTACCGAACGACTCGACTGGAAGAGCAGTAACACGCATAGCCGTGGGGTGTACTGGCGTGAGCCCGGCAGCCTGCGGATCTGGGGGGGTGACATGGAGCTCTGGCCGGACGGTCCACGCCTGCGCTGGCAGGTGGCGAGACCCTGGTGGAGCGATGCCGAGGACACCGGGCGTGACAACGGGCAGACAACCCTGCCTGACACCGCGCCATCGTCGTGA
- a CDS encoding YjbH domain-containing protein: MKRSDPRSPRLAPLAFAIAMAIAGSAMADPSQPRLGSGQGDFGGVGLMQAPTARMAPLGGFAFSLSRTAPYRRYGVFFQPTDWLEAGFRYVEVENRRYLAATDDRNNLDKGIDFKVRLREEDRYWPQIALGARDIGGTGLFSSEYLVASKRWHNFDFTLGIGWGYLGNNEDFTNPLARLDERFERRSGFSSGGDGGDFNLGSLFSGRSALFGGIEYQTPWDPLVLQLELEGNDYQHEPQRNDQEQDSRLNLGARLRLTDSIELKAGWQRGNTAMLGITMATNLGSISQAKRDPLPVDLAPAPAEHTSDWNGLSRELGANAGIGVYRIRQDGSSVIVEGEPTRYRSLAESELRAGRLLHNHLGSDVETFRFRWHERGMALRESVHQREALVAAASTSEETVTYRHGIYSHAALTPSQGEVLHESPSRGFFYSLEPQLEQNFGGPDGYLYRLSANLDSEYRLGANHWVSGALTYTLADNLGKYRYMGPSDLPRVRTHIGDYLAETDVGISNLQYTRTAQLGNDWYAMGYGGLLETMFAGAGAELLYRPFNSDVALGLDINWVKQRDFDQRFDMRDYSTWTGHLTGYWQTDYEDVLAKVSVGRYLAGDLGVTFDVSREFDSGVRLGGWATFTDAGDAFGEGSFDKGVYLSLPLDAFFVHSTRQRAQLAWSPLTRDGGARLARRESLYDMTEERSMGRYWDDQAELMR, from the coding sequence ATGAAGCGGTCCGACCCCCGATCGCCACGCCTTGCCCCATTGGCGTTTGCCATCGCCATGGCCATCGCCGGGTCAGCGATGGCCGATCCGTCCCAGCCACGTCTCGGCAGCGGCCAGGGCGATTTCGGCGGTGTGGGATTGATGCAGGCACCCACCGCACGCATGGCGCCGCTCGGCGGCTTCGCCTTCTCGCTGTCGCGTACCGCGCCCTATCGACGTTATGGTGTCTTCTTCCAGCCCACCGATTGGCTGGAAGCCGGCTTCCGCTACGTCGAGGTGGAGAACAGGCGCTACCTGGCTGCCACGGATGATCGCAACAATCTGGACAAGGGCATTGACTTCAAGGTGAGGCTACGTGAGGAAGATCGCTACTGGCCACAGATCGCCCTCGGCGCCCGCGACATCGGGGGCACCGGTCTCTTCTCCAGTGAGTACCTGGTTGCCAGCAAGCGCTGGCACAACTTCGACTTTACCCTGGGGATCGGCTGGGGCTACCTGGGCAATAATGAGGACTTCACCAACCCGTTGGCCCGACTCGATGAGCGTTTCGAGCGACGCTCCGGGTTCAGCTCGGGCGGAGACGGAGGCGACTTCAACCTGGGCAGCCTGTTCAGCGGTCGCAGCGCCCTGTTCGGCGGCATCGAGTACCAGACGCCATGGGATCCGCTGGTGTTGCAACTGGAGCTGGAAGGCAACGACTACCAGCACGAGCCACAGCGCAACGACCAGGAACAGGATTCACGCCTCAACCTGGGTGCTCGACTGCGCCTGACCGACAGCATCGAACTCAAGGCCGGCTGGCAGCGGGGAAACACCGCCATGCTCGGGATCACCATGGCGACCAACCTGGGCAGCATTTCCCAGGCCAAGCGCGACCCGCTTCCCGTCGACCTGGCGCCGGCTCCTGCCGAACACACCAGTGACTGGAACGGGCTCAGCCGCGAACTGGGTGCCAACGCCGGGATCGGTGTCTACCGCATCCGCCAGGATGGTTCGAGCGTCATCGTCGAAGGCGAGCCCACGCGCTATCGCTCTCTCGCCGAGAGCGAGCTGCGAGCCGGCCGCCTGCTGCACAACCATCTCGGCAGCGATGTGGAGACTTTCCGTTTCCGCTGGCACGAGCGCGGCATGGCGCTGCGCGAGAGCGTGCACCAACGCGAGGCCCTGGTCGCCGCGGCGTCTACCAGCGAGGAAACCGTGACGTATCGCCACGGGATCTACTCTCACGCCGCGCTGACCCCGAGCCAGGGCGAAGTGCTGCATGAATCCCCATCTCGCGGGTTCTTCTACAGCCTCGAGCCGCAGCTCGAGCAGAACTTCGGCGGCCCCGACGGCTACCTCTACCGACTCTCCGCCAACCTCGACAGCGAGTATCGGCTGGGCGCCAATCACTGGGTGTCGGGCGCACTGACCTATACGCTGGCCGACAACCTCGGCAAGTATCGCTATATGGGCCCCTCGGACCTGCCGCGGGTACGTACCCATATCGGCGACTATCTGGCCGAGACCGATGTCGGCATCAGCAATCTCCAGTACACCCGTACCGCCCAGCTCGGTAACGACTGGTATGCGATGGGCTATGGCGGCCTGCTCGAGACCATGTTCGCCGGGGCCGGGGCGGAACTGCTCTATCGCCCCTTCAACAGCGACGTGGCACTCGGCCTCGATATCAACTGGGTCAAGCAGCGCGACTTCGACCAGCGTTTCGACATGCGCGACTACAGCACATGGACAGGCCATCTGACCGGCTACTGGCAGACCGACTACGAAGACGTGCTGGCCAAGGTCAGCGTGGGCCGCTACCTGGCCGGCGACCTCGGCGTCACCTTCGATGTATCACGGGAGTTCGATTCGGGTGTCCGCCTCGGCGGCTGGGCCACCTTTACCGATGCCGGCGATGCCTTCGGTGAAGGCAGCTTCGACAAGGGGGTCTATCTCTCACTGCCGCTGGACGCCTTCTTCGTGCATTCCACCCGACAGCGCGCCCAGCTCGCCTGGAGCCCGCTGACGCGCGACGGCGGCGCCCGCCTGGCTCGTCGTGAATCGCTCTACGACATGACCGAGGAGCGCAGCATGGGACGCTACTGGGACGACCAGGCCGAGCTGATGCGCTGA